A window of the Microbacterium sp. AZCO genome harbors these coding sequences:
- a CDS encoding TatD family hydrolase: MSEPRVPYPAEGADPSQYVRVREKGSRDVSYPEAPEPLAVPVYDNHAHLEIEDGVGFSLDEQLSRAEAVGVVGVVQAGGDIESSRWSAWAAASHPRVLAAVAIHPNEAPAYASAGRLAEAIGVIDELAAQPRVRAIGETGLDFFRTDDDGRPAQFESFEAHIALAKKHGIAMQIHDRDAHDSVLETLERVGAPDRTVFHCFSGDADMARIAGERGYYLSFAGNITFKNAQNLRDALAVIPHERILVETDAPFLTPTPHRGRPNAPYLVPVTVRFMASELGLDVDELCAQLAANTLEVYGTFDA; this comes from the coding sequence ATGAGTGAGCCACGCGTTCCTTACCCCGCGGAGGGTGCCGACCCGTCGCAGTACGTCCGCGTGCGCGAGAAGGGCTCCCGCGACGTTTCGTACCCCGAGGCGCCCGAGCCTCTCGCCGTGCCGGTCTACGACAACCACGCGCACCTCGAGATCGAGGACGGCGTGGGCTTCTCCCTCGACGAGCAGCTCTCCCGGGCCGAGGCCGTGGGTGTGGTCGGCGTCGTGCAGGCCGGCGGCGACATCGAGTCGAGCCGCTGGTCGGCGTGGGCCGCGGCATCCCATCCGCGTGTTCTGGCGGCGGTCGCGATCCACCCGAACGAGGCGCCGGCCTATGCCTCCGCGGGCCGGCTCGCCGAGGCGATCGGCGTCATCGACGAGCTTGCGGCGCAGCCGCGCGTGAGGGCGATCGGCGAGACCGGGCTCGACTTCTTCCGCACCGACGACGACGGGCGCCCCGCCCAGTTCGAGAGCTTCGAGGCGCACATCGCGCTCGCGAAGAAGCACGGCATCGCGATGCAGATCCACGACCGCGACGCGCACGACTCCGTCCTGGAGACGCTCGAGCGGGTCGGTGCGCCCGATCGCACGGTGTTCCACTGCTTCTCGGGCGACGCCGACATGGCCCGCATCGCGGGCGAGCGCGGCTACTACCTGTCGTTCGCGGGCAACATCACCTTCAAGAACGCGCAGAACCTGCGCGACGCGCTCGCGGTGATCCCGCACGAGCGCATCCTGGTGGAGACGGATGCCCCCTTCCTCACGCCCACGCCGCACCGCGGTCGCCCCAACGCGCCGTACCTCGTGCCTGTGACCGTCCGCTTCATGGCGAGCGAGCTCGGTCTGGATGTCGACGAGCTCTGCGCGCAGCTCGCGGCGAACACCCTCGAGGTCTACGGCACGTTCGACGCCTGA